The following coding sequences are from one Methanobacterium petrolearium window:
- a CDS encoding U32 family peptidase: MVELLAPARDFTALEAALQNGADAVYIGVEGHNMRAHTANFTTNKLKQAADRCHEHDSLFYVCTNTIMKNKDIEHLKTVLPEIKSAGADAIIASDLGVLRIAHDADIDVHMSVQANISNSESLKLLADLGIKRVILSRELSLNEIKEIANESPLEVEVFVHGAMCLAISGRCFLSSYLYSKNANCGECLQPCRKEWKLICEDDERSLTLEGDSTLKEYDDGFKGHILSPNDLCMIEHIPELIEAGIASFKVEGRARPADYVAAVTKVYREAIDSYQSGSWEFKDRWIDELKKVYHRGFDTGFYFKSPHEISDYNQATHAKQDVGEVVNYYSKVKAAEIRLWNPLKVGDEIIVQGPTTGSVTDKVESMQVNGENIQKANKQNVGVFFPYKVRHGDLVYLRYKKD, from the coding sequence ATGGTAGAATTACTGGCACCGGCCAGGGACTTCACTGCCCTGGAAGCAGCACTGCAAAATGGGGCAGATGCAGTATATATCGGTGTGGAAGGCCATAATATGCGAGCCCACACTGCCAACTTCACCACAAACAAGCTTAAACAAGCTGCAGATCGTTGCCATGAACATGATTCTCTTTTTTACGTCTGTACCAACACCATAATGAAAAACAAAGATATTGAACATCTTAAAACTGTTTTACCAGAAATTAAATCTGCAGGAGCTGATGCAATAATTGCATCTGATCTGGGAGTTCTTAGAATAGCTCATGATGCTGATATTGATGTTCACATGAGTGTTCAGGCCAACATATCCAATTCTGAATCACTGAAACTTCTGGCAGATTTAGGGATTAAAAGGGTTATACTATCCCGTGAACTATCCCTAAATGAGATTAAGGAAATTGCAAATGAAAGTCCCCTGGAAGTGGAGGTTTTCGTGCACGGAGCCATGTGTCTGGCCATCTCCGGAAGATGTTTTTTAAGTTCATATCTATACAGTAAGAATGCTAACTGTGGAGAGTGTCTGCAACCGTGCAGGAAGGAATGGAAACTCATCTGTGAGGATGATGAACGTTCATTAACTTTAGAAGGAGATAGTACGTTAAAAGAATATGATGATGGATTTAAAGGCCACATATTAAGTCCCAATGATTTGTGCATGATTGAACACATACCTGAACTGATTGAGGCAGGAATTGCCTCTTTTAAGGTTGAAGGAAGAGCCAGGCCAGCAGATTATGTGGCCGCCGTCACTAAAGTCTATAGGGAGGCAATTGACTCTTACCAGAGTGGTTCATGGGAGTTTAAGGATCGTTGGATTGATGAACTTAAAAAGGTTTATCATCGTGGTTTTGACACTGGATTCTATTTCAAATCCCCCCACGAGATCAGTGACTACAACCAAGCCACCCATGCCAAACAGGATGTTGGTGAAGTGGTTAATTATTATTCTAAGGTTAAAGCTGCAGAAATAAGGCTCTGGAACCCTCTGAAGGTGGGTGATGAGATTATAGTTCAGGGCCCCACCACTGGTTCTGTGACTGATAAAGTGGAATCAATGCAAGTGAATGGCGAAAACATCCAGAAAGCCAATAAACAGAACGTGGGAGTTTTCTTCCCATACAAGGTCAGGCATGGAGATCTGGTTTACCTACGTTACAAAAAAGATTGA